The sequence GCCCGAGCGATCGACCCCGGGACCCTTGCCGTACCAGATGCCGAAGACGCCATCGACCTTCGCACCTTCGGCGAGATTGACCTGCTGGCTGCCCCACACGGCGGTTGCCGCCATGTCCTCGTTCACGCCGGGGGTGAAGCGGATGTTATTCGCCTCGAGGAAGCGCTTTGCCTTCCAGAGCTGCTGGTCGAAGCCGCCGAGCGGCGAGCCGCGATAGCCGGAAATGAAACAGCCGGTCTTGAGACCGGCCGCCGCGTCCAGTTGGCGTTGCAGGATCGGCAGGCGAACCAGCGCCTGCACGCCGGTAAGGTAAATTCGGCCGCTCTCGATTGTGTATTTGTCGTCGAGGCTGACCGCGGCGAGGGCCATCTCTGGTGCCTTTTCCAAAGCCGTTTTTAAGTCCGCTGAGCCTAACAGAACTTAGAGATGGGAGGGGGGCCTGGCAACGCACAAGCCCCGGAGCTTCCTCGAAACGCAAGGAAGCATCGAGGCTCCGGCACCGGCCGGGGCGGCATTGCCTTGGCGTGGGTGGCGGGTGATGTTTTCTTTCCCGTCGTTCCCCCGTGCGTTCGGCGCGGTTACACCTTATACCGGCCCTAGATTCCTCACCCTCTCGAGCCCTCCATGACCGTGCTCCTGACCGGCGCCGCCGGGTTCATCGGCTACCACGTCGCCATGGCGCTTTTGGCCCGGGGCGATTCCGTGGTCGGAATCGACAATCTCAATCCCTATTACGATCCGGCCTTGAAGCGCGCCCGGCTCGCCCGGCTCGAGGGCCAGCCCGGCTTCGCCTTCCACGAGATGAGCATCGCCGACCGCTTGACCTTCGGCGCCTTCGCCGCCATCCGCCGCGACGTCAACCAGGTCGTGCATCTGGCGGCCCAGGCGGGCGTGCGCCATTCCCTCGAGCAGCCCTTCGACTACGCCGATGCCAATCTGCAGGGCCACCTGGCCGTGCTCGAGCTCAGCCGGCGGCTGCCGCGGCTGGATCACCTCGTCTATGCGTCCTCCTCCTCGGTCTATGGCGCCAACGACAAGCTGCCCTTCTCCACCAAGGATCGCACCGACCGGCCGATCTCGCTCTATGGCGCCACCAAGAAGGCAGGCGAGATGATGACGGCCTCCTACAGCCACCTCTACCGGCTGAAGGCGACGGGCTTGCGCTTCTTCACCGTCTACGGACCCTGGGGCCGGCCGGACATGTCGGCCTGGCTCTTTACCCGGGCGATCCTCGAGGGGCGGCCGATCCCTGTCTTCAATCGCGGCGACATGCGCCGCGACTTCACCTACATCGACGATATCGTCGCCGGCGTGCTGGCCGCCCTCGATCGCCCGCCCGAAGATGACGGCAAGGAGCCGCCGCATCGGCTCTACAATCTCGGCAATAGCCGCAGCGAGGAGCTCTTGCGCTTCATCCAGCTCATCGAGGCGGCGGTCGGCAGACAAGCGATCCTCGATCATCGGCCGATTCAGCCTGGCGACGTCAAGGATACCTTCGCCGATATCAAAGCCTCTCGCCGGGATCTCGGCTTCGAGCCCAAGACCACGATCGACGACGGCGTTCCGCGCTTCGTCGCCTGGTACCGTGACTATCACCGGCTCTAGGGCGGTAAATCTGCCGGAGGCGAAGAGGATGGCGCTCAAGAACACCGCGGAGAGCTATGGCTCTGTCAGCAAGTGGGTGCATTGGCTGGCGGCCGCCATGGTGCTCGCTATGTATCTCCTGGCGCTTGCCTTCACCAATATGGAGGAGGGCGCGGCGCAGAAGTCCCTCGTCACCATCCACCAGTCGGTCGGCCTCATCATCCTCGCCGTGGCGGTGTTCCGGGTGCTGTGGCGCCGGAGCGATCCGCGGCCGCCATTGCCTGACGACATGCCGCGTCCGGAGCGTCTGGTGGCCCGAAGCGTGCAGGCATTCCTCTATCTGGCGCTGTTGATCCTGCCGGTGACCGGCTATGTCTTCGCCAACGCCTTCGGCGACGAGGTGAGCTTCTTCGGCCTCGCCATGCCGCGGCTCCTGGAAAAGCACATCCCCATCCGCAACACCGCCTGGTTCTTCCACCAATGGACGGCCTATCTCATGCTGGCCGCGCTGGCGCTCCACCTGGGCGGTGCGCTCTACCACCATTTCGTGCGGCGCGATGCGGTGCTGAAGCGGATGCTGCCGCGAGGGGGCGCAGATTAGCGATGAACAGACCCTCACCCTCCCGCTAGCGCGGGTCCCTCCCTCTCCCGCGATGCGGGCGAGGGGCTATGAGCGGCGTTGCTTTAGGCCCCTCTCCCGCACCGCGGGAGAGGGTGCCGACCCTGAGCTTGTCGAAGGGGAGGCGGGTGAGGGTCGTATACGCCGCTAACGCCCCTCATAGAGCGCATCCAGCCTTGCCCCGTGCACTTTGCGGATCTCGTGGCGGCGGATCTTGAGGGTGGGTGTGAGCATGGCGTTGTCCTGGGTGAAGGCGTTCGCGGTGATGACGAACTGGCGCACCCGCTCGATCGAGGAGAGCCGCAGGTTCACCCGTTCGATCGCCTGTGACATCGCCTGGCGGAAATTGTCGTCCTCGACCAATGACGCCAGATCCAGCGCGCGGCCTTGGCCCGCGGCCCATTCGCCGGCCCACTCCTTGTCCGGCACGATCAAGGCGGAGAGATAGGGCCGGCGGTCGCCCACCACCATGGCCTGGGCGATCTCCGGCTGCAGGGTCAAGAAGCCCTCGATCTTCTGCGGGCTCACATTGTCGCCGCCGGAGACGACGATGATGTCGCGCTTGCGGTCGGTGATCTCGATATAGCCGTCCGCATCGATGCGGCCGATGTCGGCGGTGTAGAGCCAGCCGTCGCGAATGGTGCGCTGGGTTGCCTCGGGATCGCCCCAATAGCCCTGCATCAACAGCTCGCCCTTGACCAGGATCTCGCCGTCCTCGCCCCGCTTCACCTCCACTCCCTTCAAGGGCGGTCCGACCGTGTGCAGCTTGATCCGGGACGGCCGGTTGCAGCTGATCACCGGTGCGGCCTCGGTCTGCCCATAACCTTGCAGCAGGCGCACGCCAAGGGCGATGAAGAACACCCCCACCTCGTAGTTGAGCGGCGCGCCGCCGGAGACGAAGGCCTTGAGCCTGCCGCCGAAGCGCCGGCGCACCTTGCGTCGAACCAGGAGGTCGAGCAGGCGGTCGAGGAGGCGCTCCGGGAGCGTGAGGCTGCCGGGCTCTTCATAGGCCTTGCGCCCGAGCGCCAGCGTGCGCTCGAACAAGAGCCGCTTCAGCGGGCTTGCCCGTTCGACGCCCTTGGTGATGCGGCCATGCAGCACCTCGTAGAGGCGCGGCACCGCGGTGATGATGGTGGCGCGCGCCTCGAGGAAGTTCTGCGCCAGCGCGTCCGCACCCTCGGCGTAGTAGATCTCCGCGCCGATCGAGATCGGGAAGAACTGCCCGCCGGAATGCTCGTAGGCGTGGCTCAACGGCAGAAACGACAGGAACACCTCGCGCCCGAGGCCGAGCTCGGCCAGCACGTCGGCCGCTCCCATGCAATTGCAGATGATGGCGCCGTGGCTCAGCATCACACCCTTGGGCGCGCCGCCGGTGCCCGAGGTGTAGATGAGGCAGGCGATGTCGGAGCGCGCCCGCTGGGCGGCGACCGCGCGCACGTCATCGACCTGCCCCGCACCTTCCTCGAGCATGTCTTGCCAGAGATAGCACCGGAGCTCCTGCTCGCTTCCGGGCGGCAAGGATTCGATCGAGACCAGAAACTCGACCGAGGGTGCCCGCGAGGCCGCCGGCAAGAGCCGCTCGGCCAGCTTGCTGCTGGACACGATCACCGCCTTGGCGCCGCTGCTGTCGAGGATGTAGCGGTGATCGTCGGCGGTGTTGGTGGTGTAGGCGGGCACGCTGATGGCGCCGGCGGCCATGATCGCCACGTCGGCGATGAGCCATTCCGGCCGGTTCTCGGAAACCAGCGCCACCCGGTCGCCGGGCCCGATGCCCCTGGCGCGGAGAGCGCGGGAAAGCCGGCTCGCCGCTTCGGCCACCTCAGCCCAGCTCAGCTTCCGCCACTTGCCCTCGAGCTTCCGCCACAGGAACGGCCGGCGGCCCTTCCTCTCGGCCTGCTCGAAGAACATCAAAGGCAGATTGCGGATCTCGGTGTAGTCCATGATCCTCCCGCCCCACCCCCCTCATCGGCCAGTCGATGGCTGGCCTTGTTTGTCGGAGCCGCGCCGCAGAGATATAAGGCACGAAGGGACCCGGAGATAGACATGGCGAGAGCGAAACCGGCGGAACGACCGCAGGCAGCGCTCGGGCGCTTGCCCGAGTGGGATTTGCGCGACCTCTACCCGAGCCCGGATTCGCCCGAGCTCGCCCGCGACCTCGATGGCGCGGAGCGTGCCGCCAAGGCCTTTCGCGAAGCGTGGGCCGGGCGGCTGGCGGCTGCTTCGGGAGGCGATCTCGCCCGGGCGATCGCCGACTATGAGCGCATCGACGAGACCCTGGCACGCGCCAGTAGCTACGCGCAGCTCCTGCATGCGAAGGACGTCGCCAATCCCGAGATCGGCAAGTTCTATCAGTCGGTGCAGGAACGCACCAACAGCATTGCCTCCGAACTGTTGTTCTTCACCCTCGAGCTCAATCGGCTGGAAGAGGCCGAGCTGCAGACAAAGCTGGCCGACGCCAAGCTCGGCCGCTATCGGCCCTGGCTGCGCGACATCCGGGTCTTTCGCGACCACCAGCTCAAAGAGGAGATGGAACGGCTGCTGCACGAGAAGCAGGTGGCCGGACGATCGGCATGGACGCGGCTCTACGACGAGACCATGGCCGCACTCCGCTTCCCCTTGGGCAAACAGGCGCTCACCATCGCCGAGATCCTGAACCGGCTCAGCTCCAAGAACGCCCGCACCCGCCGCCAAGCGGCAGAATCCCTGGGCCGAGTTCTGGAGGAGAATCTCCGGCTGTTCTCTCTCATCACCAACACGCTTGCCAAGGACAAGGAGATCGAGGACCGCTGGCGCCACTATCCCAACCCCATGGCCCAGCGCAACAAGGTGAACCAGGTCGAGGACGCGGTGGTGGCGGCCCTCATCGAGGCGGTCAAAGACGCCTACGCGCCGTTGTCGCACCGCTACTACCGCATCAAGGCGAAGTGGTTCGGCAAGGACCAGCTCGACTATTGGGACCGGAATGCGCCCTTGCCCGAGGATGCCGACCGCCTCGTGCCGTGGGCCGAGGCGGAGACGACCGTGCTCGCGGCCTATCGCCGGTTCTCGCCGCGCCTGGCCGAAATCGGCCAGCGCTTCTTCCAGGGCGACTGGATCGATGCGCCGGCCAAGCCCGGCAAGGCGTCGGGCGCGTTCGCCCATCCGACCGTGCCCAGCGCGCACCCCTATCTCCTCCTCAACTACCAAGGCCGCACCCGCGACGTCATGACCTTGGCCCATGAGCTGGGCCATGGGGTGCATCAGGTGCTGGCAGCGAAGCAGGGCCACCTCATGGCCGACACGCCCTTGACCTTGGCCGAGACCGCCTCGGTCTTCGGCGAGATGCTGACCTTCCGGGCGCTGCTGGAGGCGGAAAAGAAGCCGAAACGGCGCCGCGTGCTCATCGCCGGTAAGGTCGAGGACATGCTGAACACGGTCGTGCGCCAGGTCGCCTTGCACGAGTTCGAGTTCCGGGTCCATGGCGAGCGCCCCAAGGGCGAGCTCACGCCCGAACGGCTCTCGGAGATATGGCTCGACGTGCAGCAGGAGAGCCTAGGCCCGGCGATCCGGTTCGATCATTCCTATCGGAGCTATTGGGCCTACATCCCGCATTTCGTGCACACGCCCTTCTACGTCTACGCCTATGCCTTCGGCGATTGCCTGGTGAACTCGCTCTACGCCGTCTACCAGGACGCCGAACAGGGCTTCGCCGAGCGCTATCTCGACATGCTGGCGGCCGGTGGCACGCATCGGCACCAGGAGCTCTTGGCCCCCTTCGGGCTCAATGCCAGCGATCCCGCCTTCTGGCGCCGGGGACTCAAGGTCATCGAGACATTCGTGGACGAGCTCGAGGCCAGCACGTGAGCCTTGGTCGGCACCGAAACGCGGCGCGGCCTCCCCTCACCCGCTCGCTCGCGCTCGCGACCTCTCCCCCTGGAGAGGTGAAGAAGGGTGCTGACTTCCTACTCCCTCTCCCGCGGGGAGAGGGCTGGGGTGAGGGGAGGCCGCGCCACGATTCGAGGCTTCCAGCAAGCCCGCCGGAATCTTAATGAGCGACGACGAGAACAGCCTCGGGGGCCGGGTGCGCCGCTATGCCAGGGTGGGTGCGGCGGTCGGCGGCCTGGCCGCGCGTCTCGCCGGTGCCCGCTATCTCGGCTTCCGGCTCGACCGCGACCAGCACGCAGCCGAGCTGCGCGCCGCCTTGGGCGGCCTCAAGGGGCCCTTGATGAAGGTGGCGCAGCTTCTCTCGACGATCCCCGGCGCCTTGCCCAGCGCCTATGCCGACGAGCTCTCCCAGCTGCAATCGGATGCGCCGTCGATGGGTTGGCCCTTCGTGCGCCGGCGCATGGCGGGCGAGCTGGGTTTGGATTGGCAGAAGCGGTTCCGCTCCTTCTCCCATGAAGCGGCCGCCGCGGCATCCTTGGGCCAGGTGCATCGCGCGATCGCCGCCGATGGGCGGGACGTCGCCTGCAAGCTGCAATATCCCGACATGAACTCGATCGTGGAGGCGGATCTGGGGCAGCTGAAGCTGGTCTTCGCCGTCTTCGAGCGCTACGACCGGGCGGTCACCACCTCCCATATCCATGCCGAGATCTCCGAGCGGCTGCGCGAGGAGCTGGATTACGCCCGCGAGCTTCGGCACATGCTGCTCTATCGCCGCATGCTGGCGGCCGAGACGGGGGTCGTCGTGCCGGAGCCCGCACCGGAGCTGTCGACGCGGCGTCTCATCACCATGAGCTGGCTGGACGGCGTCAAGCTGACCCAGGTCATCGACACCACGCCCATCGAGCGCCGCAACCGCGTCGCCTACAACATGTTCCGCGCCTGGTATGTGCCCTTCTACTACTACGGCGTGATCCACGGCGATCCGCATCTCGGCAACTACACCCTTCGCGCCGACGATGGCGTCAACCTCTTGGATTTCGGCTGCATCCGGGTCTTCCGTCCGAGCTTCGTTGCCGGCGTGATCGATCTCTACCGCGCGCTCGAGCGGGGCGACATCGACTTGGCCGTGCACGCCTACGAGACCTGGGGCTTCCGCGGCCTCTCGCGCGAGGTGATCGAGGTCCTCAATCTCTGGGCCCGGTTCGTCTATTCGCCGCTCCTGGAAGACCGCGCCCGGCGCATCCAGGAGAAGGAGGATGGCGTCTATGGCCGCGAGGCCGCCGAGAAGGTGCATGGCGAGCTCAGGCGTCTGGGCGGGGTAACCCCGCCTCGGGAGTTCGTGCTGATGGACCGGGCCGCCATCGGCTTGGGCTCGGTCTTCCTCAGGCTCAAGGCCGAGATCAACTGGCATCGGCTCTTCCATGAGCTGATCGCCGATTTCGATCCGAAGCGGCTGGGTAAGCGCCAGGCGGCCGCGCTCAAGGCCGTGGGGCTGCCGCCCGCCGCCTGAGCCGGGCTCCTTGCCTAGTTTTCGCGCGCGACCGGCGCAACTGCCCAGAAATTGTGCAATTCAGCCATGGCTCGGCCCCGGCCGAAGCGGCCGGCCAAGCAGGTCACCCGCGGAAACTCCATGCCCGCCGCCTTCTCTCTGGGTTGGCATGGATCTTGTTCCTCCTGCTGCGCTGCAGCGTGGGCGGCGGCGGCCGTGGGGGATCCTCGGCCGCCATCGGGCCTAGCCCTCGCGCGCGGCTTGGCAGTTTGAACGTGGCCGGAGATGCCGCGAGAGGGATGGGGTGACAGCAATGACGACTAAGCACGGAAAAACTCTGGGTCTCGCAGCCCTCCTATGGGCCGCGGCACCGGTTTCGGCCTTCGCCGCCGATCCGCCGAAGATCGATTCCGGCGACACGGCCTGGATGCTGACCTCGGTGGCCCTGGTCCTGATGATGACGATACCGGGGCTCGCCTTATTCTACGGCGGCATGGTGCGCAAGAAGAACGTGCTGGACACGGTGATGCAGAGCTTCGCCATCACCTGCCTCGTCACCATCTTGTGGATGATCGTCAACTACAGCGCCGCCTTCACCGCCGGCACGCCGTTCTTGGGGGGCTTCAGCCGCGCCTTCCTCCAGGGTGTCGCCAGCGACATCGCGGCCAACTCGAAGTCGGTTCCCTCGGTCAACTCGCTGGCGCCGACCATCCCCGAGATGGTCTATATGTGCTTCCAGCTCACCTTCGCCATCATCACGCCGGCGCTCATCTGCGGCGCGTTTGCCGAGCGGATGAAGTTCTCGGCGATGCTGTGGTTCATGGCGCTGTGGGCGACCCTCGTCTATGCGCCGATCGCCCACTGGGTGTGGGGTCCGGACGGCATCTTCAACAGCGGCAACGATGCCGCCTGGGTGCACGTGCTGGATTTCGCCGGCGGCACCGTGGTGCATGTCAATGCCGGCGTCGCCGGCCTGGTGACGGCGCTGGTCCTGGGCAAGCGCAAGGGCCTCGGCACCGAGAACATGGCGCCGCACAACCTCGTCTACACCATGATCGGCGCCTCATTGCTCTGGGTCGGCTGGTTCGGCTTCAACGCCGGCTCGGCGACGAGCGCCGGCCTGCAGGCCGGGATGGCGATGACCGTGACCCAGATCGCGACCGCGGCCGCCGGGCTCTCCTGGATGTTCGCGGAATGGGCGATCAAGGGTAAGCCGAGCCTGCTCGGCATCTGCTCGGGAGCGGTCGCCGGCCTGGTTGCGATCACGCCCGCCTCGGGCTTCGTCGGACCGTTCGGCGCCTTGGTCATCGGCACCGTCGCCGGTCTCGTCTGCTACTGGGGTGCGGTGTCGCTCAAATCGATGTTCGGCTATGACGACGCGCTCGATGCCTTCGGCGTGCACGCGGTCGGCGGCGCGGCCGGGGCGCTTTTGACCGGCGTCTTCGCCATCAACGAGTATGGCGGCACCTCCGGCCTCATCGAAGGCAATGGCGTCCAGGTGCTCTACCAGGCGATCGGCATCGTCACCGTGGTGGTCTACGACGCGATCGCCACGCTCATCATCCTCAAGGTGATCGACGCGGTCATCGGCCTCAGGGTCGATCTCGATGTCGAACGCGACGGGCTCGATCTCAACCTGCATGGCGAGGTCGTGCCCTAAGGTCCGGGGGCGTTCGTGCCTCCAGGGTGGGAGGAGGCGGCCGGTTTGGCCGCCTCTTCTGCTTGCGGGGTGGGGAGAAATCGCTTCGGCCTTCACAAAAGCGGCGATGCAAGGCATTGTGGCGCCCGCTGAACCGGGGGCCGTGGGCTGATGAAACTTGCCGTTGCCAAGGAAAGCCGGGCGCATGAGGCGCGGGTCGCCGCTACACCCGACTCGGTCAAGAAGCTGATCCAGCTCGGCCTCGAGGTGGTGGTGGAGACCGGCGCCGGTGCCGCCGCCTCCTTCCTCGACGAAGCCTACCGCCAAGCCGGAGCCCAGATCGCCCAGAGCCAGGAAGCGGCCTTCGCCGAGGCCGACATCGTCATCAAGGTGCAGCGGCCGCTCGGCCCCTCCGAGGAGCCGAACGAGCTCGCCCGCATCAAGGAGGGCGCCACCCTTATCGGCCTCTTGGCCCCTCATGCCGACAAGGCGCTCATCCAGGCCTATGCCGATCGCAAGCTCTCCGCCTTCGCCCTCGAGCTCTTGCCGCGCATCACCCGCGCCCAGAGCATGGACGTCTTGTCGTCGCAATCGAACCTCGCCGGCTACAAGGCAGTCATCGACGCGGCGGCGGAGTTCGGCCGCATCTTCCCGATGATGATGACGGCGGCGGGAACGGTGCCGCCGACCCGGGTCCTGGTCATGGGGGTGGGCGTGGCCGGCCTGCAGGCGATCGCCACCGCCAGGCGCTTGGGCGCCATCGTGTCCGCCACCGACGTCCGGCCGGCGACCAAGGAGCAGGTGCAGAGCCTGGGCGCCACCTTCGTTGCGGTCGAGGATGAGGAGTTCCTGCAGGCGCAGACCGCCGGCGGCTATGCCAAGGAGATGAGCGCCGCCTACAAGACGAAGCAGGCCGCCCTCATCGCCGAGACCATCAAGAAGCAGGACATCGTCATCTGCACCGCACTCATCCCCGGCCGTCCGGCGCCGGTGCTGGTGAGCGAGGACATGGTGAAGACGATGAAGCCGGGCTCGGTCATCGTCGATCTCGCGGTCGAGCAGGGCGGCAATTGCCCCTTGTCGGAGTTCGGCCGGATCGTGGTCAAGCACGGGGTCAAGCTCGTCGGCCACGCCAATATGCCGAGCCGGGTCGCGGTCGATGCGAGCCAGCTCTACGCCCGCAACGTCACCACCTTCCTCGGGCTCATCGTCGACAAGGAAACGAAGGCGCTCAAGCTCGACAAGAACGACGAGATCATCAAGGCAACGCTGCTGACCGAGGGCGGCCTCGTGGTCCACCCCTCGCTCGCGGGCTGAGAGGAGCCATGGATCCGGAAAAATTCGTCGACCGGGCGGCCCAGCTCGCGACCTCCGCGCGCGCCCTTGCCGACCAGGCCAGCCAGCTGGCCCAGGACGCAACCGGGATCGCGCTCAAGGCCGGCGAGGCGCAGGGCCTCGATCCGACGATCATGGGCTTGACCGTCTTCGTGCTCGCCTGCTTCGTCGGCTACTACGTCGTTTGGCGGGTGACGCCGGCCTTGCACTCGCCCTTGATGAGCGTCACCAACGCCGTCTCCTCGGTCATCGTCGTGGGCGCCTTGATCGCCGCCGGGCCGGCCGGGTACGACTTCTCGAAGATCATGGGCTTCTTCGCCGTGATCCTCGCCTCGGTCAACATCTTCGGCGGCTTCATCGTCACGCAGCGCATGCTGCAGATGTTCAAGAAGAAGAAGTAGGCAGGCGACATACGAGATGAGCGTCAACCTCGCTGCTCTCTGCTATCTCGTAGCCAGCGTCTGCTTCATCATGGCGTTGCGCGGTCTGTCTTCGCCGGAGACCGCCCGCAACGGCAATATGTTCGGCGTCGGCGGCATGCTGATCGCGATCGCCACCACCTTGGCGCTGCCGAGCGTGGTGAGCTACCCGCTGATCGCGGTCGCCATCCTCATCGGCGGGGCGATCGGCACGGTGATCGCGCTTCGCATCCAGATGACGGCGCTCCCCCAGCTCGTGGCCGCCTTCCACAGCCTGGTTGGTCTCGCCGCCGTATTCGTGGCGGCAGCCGCCTTCTATCAGCCCGAGGCCTACGGCATCGGCACCCGCGGCCACATCCATATCAACAGCCTCATCGAGATGAGCCTCGGCACCGCCATCGGCGCCATCACCTTCACCGGCTCCATCGTCGCCTTCGCCAAGCTGCAGGCGCTCATCACCGGCAAGCCTCTGGTCTTCCCGCTCCAGCATCCGTTGAACGCGGCCCTCGGCATCGGCGTCGTCCTCCTCATCGTCTGGCTGTGCATCGGCCAGTCGACCGGGGCGTTCTGGCTCATCGCCCTCTTCGCCTTCGCGCTCGGCTTCCTGTTGATCCTGCCGATCGGCGGCGCCGACATGCCGGTCGTCATCTCGATGCTGAACAGCTATTCCGGCTGGGCCGCTGCCGGCATCGGCTTCACCTTGCACAACAACCTCCTGATCGTGACCGGCGCCTTGGTCGGCTCGTCCGGCGCCATCCTCAGCTACATCATGTGCAAGGGGATGAACCGCTCGATCTTCAACGTGATCCTCGGCGGCTTCGGCGGCGAGGTGGCAGGCCCGGCGGCCGGCGCCGCCGGCGGCGACCGCACGGTACGCACGGGTGCGGGCGAGGATGCGGCCTTCATCCTCAAGAACGCCGCCTCGGTCATCGTCGTGCCGGGCTACGGCATGGCGGTCGCCCAGGCCCAGCACGCGCTCCGCGAGATGGCGGACATCTTGAAGAAGGAGGGCGTCAGCGTGCGCTACGCCATCCACCCGGTGGCCGGCCGCATGCCGGGGCACATGAACGTGCTGCTGGCGGAGGCGAACGTGCCCTATGACGAGGTCTTCGAGCTGGAGGAGATCAACCGCGACTTCGCCACCTGCGATGTGGTGTACGTGATCGGCGCCAACGACGTGACCAACCCGGCG is a genomic window of Pseudomonadota bacterium containing:
- a CDS encoding NAD-dependent epimerase/dehydratase family protein, whose protein sequence is MTVLLTGAAGFIGYHVAMALLARGDSVVGIDNLNPYYDPALKRARLARLEGQPGFAFHEMSIADRLTFGAFAAIRRDVNQVVHLAAQAGVRHSLEQPFDYADANLQGHLAVLELSRRLPRLDHLVYASSSSVYGANDKLPFSTKDRTDRPISLYGATKKAGEMMTASYSHLYRLKATGLRFFTVYGPWGRPDMSAWLFTRAILEGRPIPVFNRGDMRRDFTYIDDIVAGVLAALDRPPEDDGKEPPHRLYNLGNSRSEELLRFIQLIEAAVGRQAILDHRPIQPGDVKDTFADIKASRRDLGFEPKTTIDDGVPRFVAWYRDYHRL
- a CDS encoding cytochrome b, which codes for MALKNTAESYGSVSKWVHWLAAAMVLAMYLLALAFTNMEEGAAQKSLVTIHQSVGLIILAVAVFRVLWRRSDPRPPLPDDMPRPERLVARSVQAFLYLALLILPVTGYVFANAFGDEVSFFGLAMPRLLEKHIPIRNTAWFFHQWTAYLMLAALALHLGGALYHHFVRRDAVLKRMLPRGGAD
- a CDS encoding long-chain fatty acid--CoA ligase; the protein is MDYTEIRNLPLMFFEQAERKGRRPFLWRKLEGKWRKLSWAEVAEAASRLSRALRARGIGPGDRVALVSENRPEWLIADVAIMAAGAISVPAYTTNTADDHRYILDSSGAKAVIVSSSKLAERLLPAASRAPSVEFLVSIESLPPGSEQELRCYLWQDMLEEGAGQVDDVRAVAAQRARSDIACLIYTSGTGGAPKGVMLSHGAIICNCMGAADVLAELGLGREVFLSFLPLSHAYEHSGGQFFPISIGAEIYYAEGADALAQNFLEARATIITAVPRLYEVLHGRITKGVERASPLKRLLFERTLALGRKAYEEPGSLTLPERLLDRLLDLLVRRKVRRRFGGRLKAFVSGGAPLNYEVGVFFIALGVRLLQGYGQTEAAPVISCNRPSRIKLHTVGPPLKGVEVKRGEDGEILVKGELLMQGYWGDPEATQRTIRDGWLYTADIGRIDADGYIEITDRKRDIIVVSGGDNVSPQKIEGFLTLQPEIAQAMVVGDRRPYLSALIVPDKEWAGEWAAGQGRALDLASLVEDDNFRQAMSQAIERVNLRLSSIERVRQFVITANAFTQDNAMLTPTLKIRRHEIRKVHGARLDALYEGR
- a CDS encoding M3 family oligoendopeptidase, yielding MARAKPAERPQAALGRLPEWDLRDLYPSPDSPELARDLDGAERAAKAFREAWAGRLAAASGGDLARAIADYERIDETLARASSYAQLLHAKDVANPEIGKFYQSVQERTNSIASELLFFTLELNRLEEAELQTKLADAKLGRYRPWLRDIRVFRDHQLKEEMERLLHEKQVAGRSAWTRLYDETMAALRFPLGKQALTIAEILNRLSSKNARTRRQAAESLGRVLEENLRLFSLITNTLAKDKEIEDRWRHYPNPMAQRNKVNQVEDAVVAALIEAVKDAYAPLSHRYYRIKAKWFGKDQLDYWDRNAPLPEDADRLVPWAEAETTVLAAYRRFSPRLAEIGQRFFQGDWIDAPAKPGKASGAFAHPTVPSAHPYLLLNYQGRTRDVMTLAHELGHGVHQVLAAKQGHLMADTPLTLAETASVFGEMLTFRALLEAEKKPKRRRVLIAGKVEDMLNTVVRQVALHEFEFRVHGERPKGELTPERLSEIWLDVQQESLGPAIRFDHSYRSYWAYIPHFVHTPFYVYAYAFGDCLVNSLYAVYQDAEQGFAERYLDMLAAGGTHRHQELLAPFGLNASDPAFWRRGLKVIETFVDELEAST
- a CDS encoding AarF/ABC1/UbiB kinase family protein → MSDDENSLGGRVRRYARVGAAVGGLAARLAGARYLGFRLDRDQHAAELRAALGGLKGPLMKVAQLLSTIPGALPSAYADELSQLQSDAPSMGWPFVRRRMAGELGLDWQKRFRSFSHEAAAAASLGQVHRAIAADGRDVACKLQYPDMNSIVEADLGQLKLVFAVFERYDRAVTTSHIHAEISERLREELDYARELRHMLLYRRMLAAETGVVVPEPAPELSTRRLITMSWLDGVKLTQVIDTTPIERRNRVAYNMFRAWYVPFYYYGVIHGDPHLGNYTLRADDGVNLLDFGCIRVFRPSFVAGVIDLYRALERGDIDLAVHAYETWGFRGLSREVIEVLNLWARFVYSPLLEDRARRIQEKEDGVYGREAAEKVHGELRRLGGVTPPREFVLMDRAAIGLGSVFLRLKAEINWHRLFHELIADFDPKRLGKRQAAALKAVGLPPAA
- a CDS encoding ammonium transporter translates to MTTKHGKTLGLAALLWAAAPVSAFAADPPKIDSGDTAWMLTSVALVLMMTIPGLALFYGGMVRKKNVLDTVMQSFAITCLVTILWMIVNYSAAFTAGTPFLGGFSRAFLQGVASDIAANSKSVPSVNSLAPTIPEMVYMCFQLTFAIITPALICGAFAERMKFSAMLWFMALWATLVYAPIAHWVWGPDGIFNSGNDAAWVHVLDFAGGTVVHVNAGVAGLVTALVLGKRKGLGTENMAPHNLVYTMIGASLLWVGWFGFNAGSATSAGLQAGMAMTVTQIATAAAGLSWMFAEWAIKGKPSLLGICSGAVAGLVAITPASGFVGPFGALVIGTVAGLVCYWGAVSLKSMFGYDDALDAFGVHAVGGAAGALLTGVFAINEYGGTSGLIEGNGVQVLYQAIGIVTVVVYDAIATLIILKVIDAVIGLRVDLDVERDGLDLNLHGEVVP
- a CDS encoding Re/Si-specific NAD(P)(+) transhydrogenase subunit alpha; protein product: MKLAVAKESRAHEARVAATPDSVKKLIQLGLEVVVETGAGAAASFLDEAYRQAGAQIAQSQEAAFAEADIVIKVQRPLGPSEEPNELARIKEGATLIGLLAPHADKALIQAYADRKLSAFALELLPRITRAQSMDVLSSQSNLAGYKAVIDAAAEFGRIFPMMMTAAGTVPPTRVLVMGVGVAGLQAIATARRLGAIVSATDVRPATKEQVQSLGATFVAVEDEEFLQAQTAGGYAKEMSAAYKTKQAALIAETIKKQDIVICTALIPGRPAPVLVSEDMVKTMKPGSVIVDLAVEQGGNCPLSEFGRIVVKHGVKLVGHANMPSRVAVDASQLYARNVTTFLGLIVDKETKALKLDKNDEIIKATLLTEGGLVVHPSLAG
- a CDS encoding NAD(P) transhydrogenase subunit alpha, producing the protein MDPEKFVDRAAQLATSARALADQASQLAQDATGIALKAGEAQGLDPTIMGLTVFVLACFVGYYVVWRVTPALHSPLMSVTNAVSSVIVVGALIAAGPAGYDFSKIMGFFAVILASVNIFGGFIVTQRMLQMFKKKK